The Ananas comosus cultivar F153 linkage group 6, ASM154086v1, whole genome shotgun sequence genome segment TGTCCGTGAACATTTTGCTTACCAGCTATAGTTTTACTCTGATCGTTGTTGGCTTTCCTCTCACATACAAGGGAGGGTATTGGAAGCATTGACATGTTTGTTTGGCAAAACCAGAGTATAATCTAAGGCAAACTAttaattgattttatttgttGTGAGGCAGGTTGAGGATAGTTCAGATATGCATGGTAATGTAGGAAACAATACTGCAGAAGCCTCTGCTGCTGGTGATACTCAACAAGAGGCTGCTCAACAGGATTCTGCCAAAATTTCTAATGATGGTGATCAGAAAGAAAATAATGCTTTTCCTGCAATCCAACCAAGAGAAAATGAGCCAACAATCCATTCTCTTCCCAATGCTTCAGAAATGCAAATTATAGGTGATATAAGTGGAGATTGGAAGATTGTGATGCATGAGGAGAGCAATCAGTGCTACTATTGGAACACAGTGACAGGGGAAACTTCATGGGAGATGCCCAATGGATTAGATCTCAAAACAGGGACAACAGCTGATGGAATGGCTGTTGATGGGCAAATGCCTTATCCTATAGAATCACAAGCAGTTGCTGACAATACATTGGGGGCATATCCTGGTGTTTTGGCTTCTGAGAATAGCGAAATGGGTGCCTATGGAAATAGTGCTTTTGATACAAGTGAACAGCCAACACAATATTCCACTGTTCTAGTTGGTATGCCATCTGCAGAATCAGCTGCTCGTAATTTAAGTTCAAGTCTTGAAGATAAAGCTGTCACTACTGAAGCAGCTGATATTCATTCTGCCCAGCTTGTAAAACATGGTGAAGATTTATTACGAAGATTGATGCTGTTAGAAGggtaatcattattttttatcagcTCTTTCTAGTTACTTCATCTTACGTTCACTatcattattattgttattattattttgttttgggGGGTTGGGTTGGGGGGGAAGGGGTGGTTGGGAGCTTATATATGTATACCCTGCAAATCATCTTTTACACATGTactgttaaatttgatttttcatatatatactttGAAAGTGCAATTTCTTACAAAAATATCCTCAAATTCATTGGGTAATTGGTTTTATATCAATTCTTTTTCCCTTTACAAGaggggatttttttttgttgagtaaattaaaaaaaattaagtgtttGAGGGGCATATGTGAAAGTTTAGAATTTTAGATATTGTAGGTATATGTAAGTAGAAGATATTTTTTTGCAggggcatatatatatgtatgtaagtATCCCCTTTCTTTTCACTTCAATTaagtttggttttttttttccctctcgaAAGAAAGTCTCTTTCTCTTTACTTATGATATAAAGACTAATTTGATTATTGGTTCTGCAGTTCTTTTGATGGATTTGAGttgataaaaagagaaatagagatCAGAGTGTCAGATTGCAAAGTACTATCATCCTATGGATTATCTTTGCTTCCATTCTGGTGGCATACTGAAACGCAACTTAAGCAACTAGAATCCACTATCAACAAAGTAGAAGCTTCTTCTCATTTTGAATCTAGAAGCTGTGAGAAAACTGGATCTCAGCAAAATCCTTCATCGAAGAGGCAATCCGAAGTGATTGATAAGAGCAACCCACCCATTGTTGTCCAAAATATAGTCTCCTCTCCTAGGACTGAAGCCTGTAATACAATAGATGAGAGTGAAAATGTTAAGAGCAATGTAGTTATTaaaaaggaagaggaggaggttaTGCTTTCGAAGGTAGAATCGCATATTGAAGATGTGGATATGGATGTGGAAATGGAAGTGGATGATGAAGAAAATGTGAGAGGAGAAACTTTTCCTGTCAACACATCAACTGATGAATACCCTGCTCCTTCCGAAAAAATACTGCCACCAAATTCATCATTGTCTCCTTTAGAGGATGCGACGGTTCCACCTCCACCAGAAGAAGAGTTTattcctcctccaccgcctgaTACTGAAGAATCAGTTCCTCCACCACCGCCAGAAGAGCCAGCTGTACTATATCCTCCTTATACTGTCATTCCTCCGGCTTACCCAGATCAGTATAACATAGGCTATACTATACCAACCTATGAGTATTATAGTCCTGTAGTTAGTGAAGCCACAAATGTCACCTATTATGCGCCTGGTGGATCTCATATCATAGAACCTCAGCCACCATCTTATTATGAGCCGGTAACTGCTTCAAGTGCCTTACCTGTGTCTATTGATGTTGCTCCTGTTGAGCCCATCGCATACAACAGCTTTTCAAGCGGGGTTGTTGTTCCTCTTCCTGTGGTAAGTAGTGCAGAATCAACAGCTTACTATGTTGCAGCTGGGCCCACTATATCAGATATAACGCCTATTGTGCCTTCTGTTGAGACTGAAAACAGTAGCTTATCCACTCTGAAAGGAGAGCCCAGCATTTCTGCGATAATAGCCAAATCTGAAGAGAGCGCTGTGAATAAAGGCTCGGCTGCATCCACCGCCCCAGCACCAGGAATGCCTTCAGTTAATGGAAGTTCGACAACTGTAGCATCTTTAGCCAATCCCAAGGACCAGTCTAAAGGTTGGAGTTTGCGAAGTACCTTCTTTAGGGATGATTCATCTGTAAAGAAGTGCTGTGGTCTCCATTTGaccatttctctctttttcttattcttctctCTTCTTGTACCAGTTGTTCGCAGCAAAAAGAGAACTGTTTCTGTTGCACCAATGCTGAGGTCTATTAAGAAGGTCTCAAGTTTGGTTGATAAGGTATGTTTTGTTACTTATATAGCAGGTTATGTGTTCATTTTATCCACAACTCCAGGCTACTGTACTTAAAAGAATTGCACTTTGTTTTTGTCTCATTAGTGGAAGGCTGCAAAGGAGGAGCTGCATGGGGAGGAGGATGAAGAACCTGAAAGTGCttatgagatattggagagaaaGCGGCAAAAAGAAATAGAGGTACTTATGATACAATTTATATGTTTTCTGTTATATTTTCCCACCTGCCCCCTTGTTTAAGGTATGGATCTTACttccttttcgacattaatactTCCCAATAAATTCAGAAATGGCGTGCACGTCAGATATCCAGCGGGGAAGCTGAAGACAATGCTAATTTTGTTCCTCTTCGTGGTGACTGGTATGGTTTTCTCACCAAAGCTAAACTTGCATTTTAAACTGTGTTGTACATGAGCATTTACCTTATTGCCTATTTGGATATGGGAACCAATTACTGTGCGATACCTTGTGCATTGCAAGTCCTCATAATCATACTGTTGTAGGATAGCATCTTCCTCCTGCGAGGTGATTTTGCCCTATCTGAGAATAATAATTTCTCCACACATCCAAACAGGTCCTGGGTGTATTGTCTCAGAACAAACTGTTCATGTGGTGTGCGGGGACTTTCTTGTGGTTATAACccagaattttgattttagtccaTGGTATTGTCTTAGAAGTTAGGATTTTTCAGGATCGCCGCCGCATACATTATGCGGTTGCAGGATAATTATATGCCCCATCAAACCAGTTGCCACACATTTCATGTGCAAACGGAAGTGATATGtttgaataagatattcatgcatccaaatatGCAAAGAGTTTTCGACATAAAAATTATTGTGATTCATGTCACACTTCCTCTTGCTTTTACAGGCGTGACCGAGTTAAGAGGCGAAGAGCTCGGGCTAAAGAAAGTGATGACAGTGAGATACCTGCGCTGGCATCTGGGAACGAGAAAAAGCAACCTGATCTCACAGAACTGTCGAAAGGTCTTCCTTCTGGATGGCAGGTTTGTGAATATGACTGTAAAGCCTCTTTCTTCCATGCAGATTATGGTCTGAGGTTATTCATGAAATGCTTTAGGAGAATAGCTGACTAGAATTGCTTTTCTTTTACCTCTTGAAGTTTCTCTTTGTGGTCTCCATGTAGATGTTTAGTTGGTAGTTGTAGGAAAGTTAATCCTATTGacgcaaaaaaagaaaagaaaagaaaagatgatgtTTCCAAAATTTAAGAGTAAGAtatatagtttttctttttctttcttttcaaataCCTTTTGATGAGAGTCATTTATGTACATTCAATTTGCTGCTTCATGCAGGCTTATTGGGATGAGTCAACAAAGGAGGTGTATTATGGAAACAGCATTACTTCTGAGACCACCTGGATTAGACCGACAACGTGAAAGATATAAAAATTCGCTACCGTTTAGAACTAACTTATCACCTTTGTGAGTGTAAATATTAATTTCTCAGAACCTCTTTTAATTGTAGTAGCTTAAATCTCCATCACCCAGAAATTGGAAAAGCCCTTTctggagatggagatggtggTTGTTGTATCAGTTCTGCTTTGCTCAGGCGGCCTCTTTTATCCATTGCAGATTTTTGTCTTCTTATTTATAACTAGTTGAATTTTAGAAACCGAATTTCCCTAATGCAGCGCCACAGAATCCCTCTAATCCGGATCAAAGCAATTCTTTAAAACAGTACTTTATtactacattttatttttatttcttatttttgaagATAACGTCTTCTCTCTTAAGAGATCTTACCTAATTCGAACAAGAACAAGTTATTACAGAAATAGCTGTACCCGTTACTTCGAACAGAGGCAAAAAAAGGATACCGGTGAGTGAGAAGCATGCGATGAAGTATTTAGAAGTTACCAAATAAACGAATCACAAAAATAGTTGTACCCACTTCATGAaagacagaaaaaaagaaaaaaaaaagaaaaaagaaagggggGCTGCTGATATTTCACTTGTGCAGGAAATTAAGCACTCCTATGATCCTATCACAGAATGAGCACCCAGGGTTAGTTCACAGGAAGAACCAGCCATTACCGCCGAAATTCTTTGCATTCGCAACAGAGGATGCTTCTCTTGATGTGCTCGGAACTTTCTAAATATTGGTTTTAGGATCATGATGATCCGAGTAGAGTTTAATTTAGAACGAGCTTTGCCATCAAGCCACTTGCAAAGTCATGGGAGGCAAATTTCTGTCCCTGATTAGAAAAGAGATGCTCAGGTCATTTGCATCAGTAGCaacaaaacttaattaaactaaattactGGAGCAGGAGAAAATAAGCGCATAAAatcagtaaaaataaaaaaactgctAAAATAGGAATGAATTATTGAAGTTCTTTAATATCTTACAATGATATGGAAATGAGCTTGGCGCTTGTCCACCTCAGCTTGCTCCACAGCACCTTCATATTCAAATGCAAGATAAGacaaatattacaaatattaCAGTTATAGGGCAAGAAGAATAGAGAGCTTTACAGATTCAAGTCAATGTCATTATTATTTCAGGTCAGCAGAATAAATACTGAATGAAATCCTCCATGTTAATGTTAGAGCAAATCTTTATGTGAAGTGGGTTACCTCCACCTCTTCTTTGTTTTGATTTTCCCTCTTATAACCGATTGTTATTATAGCATCCCTATGTCAAAATCTTGAAAAACACAAGATTATTGATAAtaacttttataattaattctATCAATTATTTCagccttttgttttttttattcctcaTCTCTCCTACGTTATTATTTTGTtctcctattttatttttctaggcAGAAACTTTTACCTATAATTTGGTGTCATGCCACCACATTGCTGCCTGATTGTCAAGCTTGTGCATGTGTTAACATGGCTCACTAATTATCATCTGCCAACCATTTTTAAGCACTAGCACAGTTTTCAACAGGTGCTAATATACTAATATCCAGTTACTATACTTGCCTGGTAACCATTTAAGGAAACATTCACCTTTGAAAGGTAGACATACTTAAAGTACTAAAACAAAATGATTATTCTGAACTAAATTCACGATAGCAGATTCACACCTTTTATATCTCTTTCCAGACCCACACGGGCATAGAGCATTCCTACTTATTTGACCGCTCTTTGCTAAGTTGGATCTGCCAACTTCCAATGGTGTCGAGCCCATCAACTTTTGTACCTAAAATGAAAGTAGAAAGATCCCCATATAACATATAACATGTATGTATAACTCACATAAGGGGAGATAAATCAAAAAAAGTTCTGTTGTAGCAGTATAAACGTCAAAGATGTTTCTGCCGTTTATGAGGAGCAAGTTAGATAAAATTTGGGCTTTCAAGACAAATCAAATATGACTACAAGCACATAAAACAAAGCAAACCAGTATGGGCTTACACATTGGAATTTGGAATAACATTTTATGCATCTATAGTTTAATTAGAAAGTATATATCAAAAGTAATAAAGCATATTCAAACTGTTACATATCAaacaaactataaaaaaatgaaagaccGTGTTAAATACCCCATATTGATTACCCGGAAAAGTTTCAAGCAGTTATTATTACCATATTTTACCTATTGATCTCTAGTTTATCAGAAATTACTCAAGAGTGACCGTCCAAGATTTccagttttcttcttttttcttcttttttttttcagcgcATATTTGAATTTCTTGATTAATTAATCAAGACCACCAATTACCGACGTGTTCAATCTTAATACTATGCAATAACAGTCTAGCAGTATTCACTAGTATTCCTCTTCTGATAATATTTTTACCTCAGCTACATAAGGACTTACCTCGCTAAAGGACTTTGGCAATGGTTTTCCTTCCTCCTTCAACTTTTCTATCTTCTTCTGAGCCTCTTTGGCCCATGAGTACTTTGCCAAAATATGCTCAACCTCAGTTATAGTGCAATTACAGTGTTTCGTTGCATCAATTTTGTGACTGTTTTGGAGACTCTACACATAAAAGTAAAAGACCACTACAAATTAGGCAGCTTCCAAAGCAAATTCAAGATTAAAATAACAAGAAAGGCACACACTGCAACATTATATATGCACAAAGAACACTATATCTAATGAGTCAGGCCGCTGGTACATATGTAATAAGTGGACTATGCTGCAGATAAGGTAACTTCCTGTTTGGCTTGCTTTTCCTTCGCTCAGAATTGCTTTTGCATGAACCGTTGGTTCTGTAAAGCATTTGGCCAGCGATTAGCCGGCGCCTTGGACACCTGCAAAAAGCAGTAAAAACACTCCCAAAGCGAGCACTTTTTGCCTCATCCAGGCTAAACAGGCCCCGAATACAAGCCCTAAGTAGTCCATGTCATTACATCTTGAGTTCATACTATCCAAATACTCCATATTATTGCTCATAAGCAAACAGAACTCAGTAGAAAAGAATCATTACTTATACGGATAGAAAACGCCGAGGCTTCTTGTTTTTGTTCATATGCATCTATAAACCTATCTAAAAACACAACGCCTCCATTGTTTCTTGCGCATCCCAAAAAGTAGCAACTTAAAACAGAAATAAACATAGAAATGAAAGGAAAATGAATCGAAAGAGATGAAACCGAAGAATTCAAACCTCTCCCGTCGGATCAATCGATCCGAGATACCGAAGGATCTCCGAATGCTTCTCGAACGCATCGGAGATCGTCGCCTCGCTGCACCGCCCCGCCACGAAGTTCTTGAACGAGCCCAATTTCCTCGCCTTATCCATCTGATTCGCGAAATCTACACCCCAAAAAGAAACCCTCGCAACTCCAGACGATCGAAACAACCCTAATAAACCGAAAAAAATGGAGACAAAAGAAAGTGGGAAAAGGAGATTGAACTCACCGATGAGGGAGAAGGAGGTGGTCTTGGAGGGGTCGGGCGAGGGTTTCCCGGTGATGGCGCCCTTGATCTTGTCGAACCATCCGAGGCTGTTAAGGCGCGGAGTGGAGGAGATGGATCGGGAGAGGGGAGGGTGGGAGAGGTTGATTAGAGTTCGAAGGGATCGAGAAATAATCGCCATTGGAGATCTATCGATCgcttcgtctctctctctctctctctctctgtggttTCGATCGGGGCCGGGAGTAAAGCGAATGGGTTCTGGTAGGGTTTCTGCTTCCCGTACGAGTAGAAATTCGGCGGTGAATGTGAATGCGTTGCCGTGTAGGATAAACTCTGCACCGGCTTCCCTCTTGTTGCCGACTTCGAGGTGAAACTCACACACAATCATATCGCGATAATGATGTAATTATTgaagtgattttaaaaaaaaaatactttttttttttttctaaacttcgTACTTTAGAATTCAACTTAAATTTATGGCaagaaaaaacttaaaagtCAAAATTCATTGCGGATGAAATTGACATTCAAATCAGGCTATATTATTATACTAGTTAAAAAACCTGCGTAATGCAACCCATgacaatttcattaattttaacaTCATTTTTAACGATTGAGACATAATTACGATAAAATCAGGTTGGAAACttgattgaaaagaaaaatagaaaccaaaataaaaaaatacaaagttgGAGACCAATAGTGTAATTAATCATATACGTGAGTCGCATATCTTTCTGAAATAAGAAGAGATCTCTTTTAGAGTTGCCAATTCATCATGTATAAAAttgatattcaaatcaaatattaggactatattattatataattaaagcATTTCCGTCTCAAAATTACGTTTATATACTCTTTAATATTCATTTACCTAGCAGAGATAACTTGAGAAGATTTTTAATCcagcaaaaatttggataatatCTATATTTACATAAGATAATTGATCAAATTTGCGTACATTATGTTAAGAACTTAAGAAAAAGACACCATTCATTGGATCTAATTAAACCCATTGTTTGAATATGGGCCTAAGTTCAATGACTCTGCTACNatatatatatatatatatatatatatatataatgtattttaattatatataggctttaatttaatttggaccATTATtattggcccataaaataaactcaacaagtacaaccgtgtaATTGAgtccaactctaaatttacataacacactctctttttcagactttcactgttgcacataatcctaaaatatgataacattcaaattctcaaatttgaactgaatttgagctgaaattaatttcaagccgaatttgagctgacataagctcgctcgagctcggctcgtttccacccctatatGTACTATTATCATCCTCGTAAAAATGATGGAGTCGCTTTTGCTATATAATTAACAATCGCCACCGCCATCTTTAGAGTAAATGGTAAAggatttgatgattggtacccgaggttctaatttcgaatcctaattaattcatatttccaactaaatttattttaaaataaaataaaccaaacaggatagcatgttatctatctcttaaaaaaaaataaaaataaaaaaatcaatcgCCGTTATTTGGTTTTGACCAAAACAGGAAACTCATAATTCTAGAATACATGACGTAAGCAATGATCCAAAAATCCGTACCAAAGAAACTCGCTATATTACGTTTCCCTACGCCAATTTTTTCCCTTATTTAAACTCCATCATTTTAAAACCGCGTCGTCCTCACCAACCACCaccccctaaaaaaaaaaaaacccaaaaaaagtttagaaaaaaGGAGCTCCCTTTACCTCTCTCGCCATTAAAACTCCTCTCGAAGGATTGGGTTTTGTGGAATTGGGTtcgcggtggtggtggtggtgatggatACGTTCTTCGTGTCGCACGGATCGCCGACGCTTTCGATCGACGAGAGGCTCGCGGCGAGGCATTTCCTCAAGTCGTGGAGGGCGAAGGTGTTGTCGGCGCCGCCGAGGGCGATACTCGTCGTCTCCGCGCACTGGGACACGGCGGAGCCCGCGGTCAACGCCATCGACGGGCCCTCCGACACCATCTACGACTTCTACGGGTTCCCCAAGCCCATGTACCAGGTGCGGCGTGCGTTTGCGTCCTTTTACACCTCCGTGTTGTTGTGTTGCCCGTAAGGTGTTTGTGGTTTTGCTGCAGTGCAGTTTAGATATTTGTTAATTTGCCTGCATAGAGACCGATCGAGATGGATTTCCATTTTTAGTGTTTGGATCATAATGTATTATTTCAATTTGGTAGGTAaacaaaaagcttttttttcctttttttaattaaacatgCATGGGTTCAAAACATGGCGATTTtggtaagtaaaaaaaaaagaagaggtttTTGGAGGTAAAGTTGGGTTCAAATTTCCCTTCGGATTACGTGGATTTGAGTTGAGATCCAAGCTGCTGTTTTTAATTTCTTTGCTAGGATACTTGCTTTTAGGATTCTGCTAGAGCCTGGGTTTATGAAGAGCTCATTATTCAttatcttttccttctttttcctctacCTACAATAATCCTATAATATATGCTATGAAGGTGACAGGGACGTTGggtttctttttaattttttagcctttcTCCTCTCATTTAAAATATGACCGGTTGGAAAAATACAATTTTCGTATGGAAAAAGACATGCCAACAAACACATCTTAACTCAGTCGTCCTCATCTTAATACAATCGACTTAGCTTGTTTTTAATTGACCCTCTACCTGCCAATGTATAGTAGCTTCATAAATGTCTTCCACAAATTTGAAAAGGGCTTTTTGCATACGTTCCTCATGCAAATACATTAAAATCATGCATGCATACCGATAAAGTTGGTATTTACATGTGATCCCGAGAATTTTGATTATATATTTTGCTATTCTTGCAAACAATTTCTACAACAATCTAaccactcaattttaaattttgtagattgTTGTAGAACTTGTTTGTAAGAATAGATACTCAAAAGTTTTCGCCTTTGCAGGCAAATGCCAACATTACAagaatattttatatgatttcgCGTATTTGTAGGGGTATgtgtatggaaaaaaaaagggaacacCAAATTGATATCAGATGTGGAGCTTGTTCCCTTGTGGTTGTTGCCCTTCCATCAAACAATATTGCCGTGATAATGCTCTCCTTAATAAGCTAGCTATAAACAAACTCTAAGTTGATACTTGTTGTAGGGTAATATTTCAATCATCTTACCAATACCTTGTGATCATCGTCCAGATCAAATACCCAGCACCAGGTGCACCAGATTTGGCCAGGAGGGTGAAGGAGCTGCTCAAAGAAGCCGGGTTTGGCCGCGTTAAAGAAGACAAGTCGCGGGGTCTCGACCACGGTGCCTGGGTTCCCCTCATGCTGATGTACCCGGAGGCGAACATTCCGGTGTGCCAACTCTCCGTTCAATCCGATAGAGAT includes the following:
- the LOC109711469 gene encoding formin-binding protein 4 isoform X1; its protein translation is MGKRKERRLAAMMAANRRVKLDLFAEPSGEMEGSPVQEEVGGNVNDGQQSGIPTSPSSSGQKEANPLLLLGQYSDDELEEQVIEQPNQAANDSSTVPSGLVEDSSDMHGNVGNNTAEASAAGDTQQEAAQQDSAKISNDGDQKENNAFPAIQPRENEPTIHSLPNASEMQIIGDISGDWKIVMHEESNQCYYWNTVTGETSWEMPNGLDLKTGTTADGMAVDGQMPYPIESQAVADNTLGAYPGVLASENSEMGAYGNSAFDTSEQPTQYSTVLVGMPSAESAARNLSSSLEDKAVTTEAADIHSAQLVKHGEDLLRRLMLLEGSFDGFELIKREIEIRVSDCKVLSSYGLSLLPFWWHTETQLKQLESTINKVEASSHFESRSCEKTGSQQNPSSKRQSEVIDKSNPPIVVQNIVSSPRTEACNTIDESENVKSNVVIKKEEEEVMLSKVESHIEDVDMDVEMEVDDEENVRGETFPVNTSTDEYPAPSEKILPPNSSLSPLEDATVPPPPEEEFIPPPPPDTEESVPPPPPEEPAVLYPPYTVIPPAYPDQYNIGYTIPTYEYYSPVVSEATNVTYYAPGGSHIIEPQPPSYYEPVTASSALPVSIDVAPVEPIAYNSFSSGVVVPLPVVSSAESTAYYVAAGPTISDITPIVPSVETENSSLSTLKGEPSISAIIAKSEESAVNKGSAASTAPAPGMPSVNGSSTTVASLANPKDQSKVVRSKKRTVSVAPMLRSIKKVSSLVDKWKAAKEELHGEEDEEPESAYEILERKRQKEIEKWRARQISSGEAEDNANFVPLRGDWRDRVKRRRARAKESDDSEIPALASGNEKKQPDLTELSKGLPSGWQAYWDESTKEVYYGNSITSETTWIRPTT
- the LOC109711869 gene encoding extradiol ring-cleavage dioxygenase isoform X1, translating into MDTFFVSHGSPTLSIDERLAARHFLKSWRAKVLSAPPRAILVVSAHWDTAEPAVNAIDGPSDTIYDFYGFPKPMYQIKYPAPGAPDLARRVKELLKEAGFGRVKEDKSRGLDHGAWVPLMLMYPEANIPVCQLSVQSDRDATYHYNMGKALAPLRDDGVLIFGSGSATHNLRLIDRNDGPSPPPPTWASDFDNWLKDALLSGRYEEVNHFEEKAPCAKIAHPWPDHFYPLHVALGAAGEKPKAELIHHSWSNGSLSYASYQFTSAA
- the LOC109711470 gene encoding uncharacterized protein LOC109711470, encoding MAIISRSLRTLINLSHPPLSRSISSTPRLNSLGWFDKIKGAITGKPSPDPSKTTSFSLIDFANQMDKARKLGSFKNFVAGRCSEATISDAFEKHSEILRYLGSIDPTGESLQNSHKIDATKHCNCTITEVEHILAKYSWAKEAQKKIEKLKEEGKPLPKSFSEVQKLMGSTPLEVGRSNLAKSGQISRNALCPCGSGKRYKRCCGAS
- the LOC109711469 gene encoding formin-binding protein 4 isoform X2 yields the protein MHGNVGNNTAEASAAGDTQQEAAQQDSAKISNDGDQKENNAFPAIQPRENEPTIHSLPNASEMQIIGDISGDWKIVMHEESNQCYYWNTVTGETSWEMPNGLDLKTGTTADGMAVDGQMPYPIESQAVADNTLGAYPGVLASENSEMGAYGNSAFDTSEQPTQYSTVLVGMPSAESAARNLSSSLEDKAVTTEAADIHSAQLVKHGEDLLRRLMLLEGSFDGFELIKREIEIRVSDCKVLSSYGLSLLPFWWHTETQLKQLESTINKVEASSHFESRSCEKTGSQQNPSSKRQSEVIDKSNPPIVVQNIVSSPRTEACNTIDESENVKSNVVIKKEEEEVMLSKVESHIEDVDMDVEMEVDDEENVRGETFPVNTSTDEYPAPSEKILPPNSSLSPLEDATVPPPPEEEFIPPPPPDTEESVPPPPPEEPAVLYPPYTVIPPAYPDQYNIGYTIPTYEYYSPVVSEATNVTYYAPGGSHIIEPQPPSYYEPVTASSALPVSIDVAPVEPIAYNSFSSGVVVPLPVVSSAESTAYYVAAGPTISDITPIVPSVETENSSLSTLKGEPSISAIIAKSEESAVNKGSAASTAPAPGMPSVNGSSTTVASLANPKDQSKVVRSKKRTVSVAPMLRSIKKVSSLVDKWKAAKEELHGEEDEEPESAYEILERKRQKEIEKWRARQISSGEAEDNANFVPLRGDWRDRVKRRRARAKESDDSEIPALASGNEKKQPDLTELSKGLPSGWQAYWDESTKEVYYGNSITSETTWIRPTT